ATACTTTTAACAtccatgaaaataataaaaaggttaAATGTCTCACAGAGGTGTAGAGAAATCCCTCGGCGTTCATGGCCACGTAGAGTCCGACCTTCACGCCTTGAATTGCCACCACCCGCAACCCCACCGGGATCAGGttaaacagggctgaaacaaaCAACACCGAAACATCACCGAAACACCACCCAAGCACCACCCAAACATCACCCAAACATCACCCAAACATCACCCAAACACCACCAAAACATCacccaaacaccacccaaacatcATCCAAACATCATCCAAACATCACCCAAACATCATCCAAACATAACCAaaacaccacccaaacatcaccaaaacaccacccaaacatcacccaaacaccacccaaacatcATCCAAACATCATCCAAACATAACCAaaacaccacccaaacatcaccaaaacaccacccaaacatcacccaaacaccacccaaacaccacccaaacatcacccaaacaccacccaaacatcaccaaaacaccacccaaacatcaccaaaacaccacccaaacatcaccaaaacaccacccaaacatcaccaaaacaccacccaaacatcacccaaacaccacccaaacaccacccaaacatcaccaaaacatcacccaaacatcaccaaaacaccacccaaacatcaccaaaacaccacccaaacaccacccaaacatcacccaaacatcaccgaaacaccacccaaacatcacccaaacatcaccaaaacaccacccaaacatcacccaaacaccacccaaacatcaccaaaacaccacccaaacatcaccaaaacaccacccaaaccccacccaaacatcaccaaaacaccacccaaacatcacccaaacaccaccaaaacaccacccaaacatcacccaaacatcacccaaacaccaccaaaacatcatcaaaacaccacccaaacaccacccaaacaccacccaaacaccacccaaacatcaccaaaacatcacccaaacaccacccaaacatcacccaaacaccaccaaaacaccacccaaacatcacccaaacatcaccaaaacaccacccaaacatcaccaaaacatcacccaaacaccacccaaacatcacccaaacaccacccaaacatcacccaaacaccacccaaacatcacccaaacataaccaaaacaccacccaaacatcacccaaacaccacccaaacaccacccaaacaccacccaaacatcaccaaaacatcaccaaaacaccacccaaacatcATCAAAACACCACTCAAACATCacccaaacaccacccaaacatcacccaaacaccacccaaacaccaccaaaacatcacccaaacatcaccaaaacatcacccaaacaccacccaaacaccacccaaacatcaccaaaacaccacccaaacatcaccaaaacatcacccaaacaccacccaaacatcaccaaaacaccacccaaacatcacccaaacatcaccaaaacaccacccaaaccccacccaaacatcaccaaaacaccaCCCAAACCCCACCCaaacatcatcaaaacatcatcaaaacaccacccaaacaccacccaaacatcaccaaaacatcacccaaacaccacccaaacatcacccaaacaccaccaaaacaccacccaaacatcacccaaacatcacccaaacaccaccaaaacatcaccaaaacaccacccaaacatcaccaaaacatcacccaaacaccacccaaacatcacccaaacaccacccaaacatcacccaaacaccacccaaacatcacccaaacataaccaaaacaccacccaaacatcacccaaacaccacccaaacaccacccaaacaccacccaaacatcaccaaaacatcaccaaaacaccacccaaacatcATCAAAACACCACTCAAACATCacccaaacaccacccaaacatcacccaaacaccacccaaacaccaccaaaacatcacccaaacatcaccaaaacatcacccaaacaccacccaaacaccacccaaacatcaccaaaacaccacccaaacatcaccaaaacatcacccaaacaccacccaaacatcaccaaaacaccacccaaacatcacccaaacatcaccaaaacatcatGTAAAGTTCGTGGTGTGTTCAGGGCCTCGTGTAAAGTTCGTGGTGCGTTCAGGGCCTCGTGTAAAGTTCGTGGTGCGTTCAGGGCCTCGTGTAAAGTTCGTGGTGCGTTCAGGGCCTCGTGTAAAGTTCGTGGTGCGTTCAGGGCCTCGTGTAAAGTTCGTGGTGCGTTCAGGGCCTCGTGTAAAGTTCGTGGTGCGTTCAGGGCCTCGTGTAAAGTTCGTGGTGCGTTCAGGGCCTCGTGTAAAGTTTGTGGTGCGTTCAGGACCTCGTGTAAAGTTCGTGGTGCGTTCAGGGCCTCGTGTAAAGTTTGTGGTGCGTTCAGGACCTCGTGTGAAGTTCGTGGTGCGTTCAGGGCCTCGTGTAAAGTTCGTGGTGCGTTCAGGGCCTCGTGTAAAGTTCGTGGTGCGTTCAGGGCCTCGTGTAAAGTTCGTGGTGCGTTCAGGGCCTCGTGTAAAGTTTGTGGTGCGTTCAGGACCTCGTGTGAAGTTCGTGGTGCGTTCAGGGCCTCGTGTGAAGTTCGTGGTGCGTTCAGGGCCTCGTGTGAAGCTCGTGGTGCGTTCAGGGACTCACTGTAGTCGCTGTTTTCGTCCTTGCAGCCGCTGATGGTTCCGTCCGAGAGCATCTGGAGGTAGAAGCCCTGCTCCGAGAACAGACGAGTGACGATGCCTTTTAACTGCTCCCCTGAAACACAATGAAACAATGAGACTCTGCGGCGACCTCGCGCTGGGGGGTTCTACGTGtgtgtctatggcagaatgttcagccgttaccatggagacacaatgcacacattagcaagcaCAGCCAAGAAAGTGTGTTAAGATCGTCTGaaatcaatccgagcgttcatggcgTTTAGGAGTTCGATTTTCACTGAAAAACTatcggctaatgctaatgctaatgctagcttgtgagtgtgatgttatttgagggacttgtttaaaagcacaaatcacctgttgtagttcagataaatcagttctttatggtcagattgtgttaaaaacaaaacagattaaagtctaacagagtcagacagagcagtgcctccagttagcatcacaccccagaGAATGTGgatgacgtcagctgcaaagAATCATTTATCTGCTGATTTTTGAGTTGGTTCAAACTAAATCTCTGCCAGAGTAAACCACAAGAAGAgacacatgaagctcatcgaggctaacagtgatagcggctaatctggagcagagttcagactgtgagtatcatagcaaccaaagagccaatcaggagcaaggctgttgaaggtaacgccccttcccacccgcactgtTGGCGTAAGCGTCtttaacaaaactaaaaaatgtGATCAGATGTTACTGAAGTGTATGTACTAGtacagtcccggttcagtcccggttcagtcccggttcagacccggttcagtcccggtttagtcctggttcagtcctggtttagtcctgctttagtcctggtttagtcctggttcagtcctggtttagtcctggttcagtcctggtttagtcctggtttagtcctggttcagtcctggtttagtcctggtttagtcctggttcagtcctggtttagacctgctttagtcctggttcagtcctggtttagtcctgctttagtcctggtttagtcctggttcagtcctgctttagtcctgtgttattgTGAGGTCTGTAGTTAGATTCCTGACACAGATCGGAGCAGCAGAAATAGACTCCTGAGGGACACAGTCTGAATAACACCTGAGAGCTGCAGAGCGCTGGTTCAACGCCGTCCACCTGCTGCTTGTGTCCTCGAGCAAGACACCTCCACTGTGTCATGTGTCCAACAGGTCTGTCCAATCacaggggcggggcttagagcaatgtaaacattcaaaatggccgctgtcCCCAGAGCAACCTGACACGAGTCACCTGACACGAGTCACCTGACACGAGTCACCTGACTCAAGTCACCTGACACGAGTCACCTGACACGAGTCACCTGACACGTGTCACCTGACACGAGTCACCTGACACGTGTCACCTGACTCAAGTCACCTGACACGAGTCACCTGACACGAGTCACCTGACACGTGTCACCTGACACGAGTCACCTGACTCGAGTCACCTGACCTGCCGACAGCAGGTTTATATAAAGCCACAATATGGGATTTTTTacaccaaaaacatgtttttttcattttcagtttttttatgcACAGCTAAAGTTGGTACctctgaactttgacccctcACCTGCCCCGCCCCTCACCTGTGGCGCCGCGTGGCGCCGGGCGTTTCTTGCGTGGGCAGAGGCGTGCCTTGGCGCAGAGGGAGAGCAGTCTCCGTGACACCGAGCGCCGTTCTTTGGTCGGACTTGAGCGAAGTTTGTTTGAGGTTTTTCTGTCTGGATTTGTTTCTCGCGCCGCTCGTTTCTGGCGAATTAGAGAGCTCGCTATCGCCGCCGCCATGGCGACGGCCTCAGCCAACCAGAGGCCTCGCTTTATCAGGACCAATGGCGCGCTTCATCCATACCAACAACCAATCAAAGTCCAACATATGTTTAAATCCTCCAATAAGAAAGTcccccagagtcacatgacgcTGCTCAGCCAATCAGTGAagcttcatcaaaaacactctCCTGGTGTTAagtttgataaaaataaaaaaacattctgaaaGGTCCTAgtcctagtcccagtttagacccggtttagtcctgctttagtcctgctttagtcctggttcagtcctggtttagtcctggtttagtcctgatttagtccaggtttagtcctagtttagtcctggttcagtcctggtttagtcctggtttagtcctgatttagtccaggtttagtcctggtttagtccaggtttagtccaggtttagtcctggttcagtcctggtttagtcctggtttagtcctggttcagtcctgctttagtcctgctttagtcctggtttagtcctggtttagtcctggttcagtccaggtttagtccaggtttagtccaggtttagtcctgctttag
This Periophthalmus magnuspinnatus isolate fPerMag1 chromosome 13, fPerMag1.2.pri, whole genome shotgun sequence DNA region includes the following protein-coding sequences:
- the LOC117379948 gene encoding fibroblast growth factor 12-like isoform X4, producing the protein MAAAIASSLIRQKRAARETNPDRKTSNKLRSSPTKERRSVSRRLLSLCAKARLCPRKKRPQLKGIVTRLFSEQGFYLQMLSDGTISGCKDENSDYTLFNLIPVGLRVVAIQGVKVGLYVAMNAEGFLYTSDVFTPECKFKESVFENYYVIYSSTLYRQHESGRAWFLGLNKEGIIMKGNRVKKTKACSHFVPRPIQVCMYKEPSLHELEEKLLKSSRSPTLNSGRSMRAIAHREDGKSIRSVNSERSQRSQGEPERS
- the LOC117379948 gene encoding fibroblast growth factor 12-like isoform X3, which codes for MAAAIASSLIRQKRAARETNPDRKTSNKLRSSPTKERRSVSRRLLSLCAKARLCPRKKRPAPREQLKGIVTRLFSEQGFYLQMLSDGTISGCKDENSDYTLFNLIPVGLRVVAIQGVKVGLYVAMNAEGFLYTSDVFTPECKFKESVFENYYVIYSSTLYRQHESGRAWFLGLNKEGIIMKGNRVKKTKACSHFVPRPIQVCMYKEPSLHELEEKLLKSSRSPTLNSGRSMRAIAHREDGKSIRSVNSERSQRSQGEPERS
- the LOC117379948 gene encoding fibroblast growth factor 12-like isoform X2 encodes the protein MAAAIASSLIRQKRAARETNPDRKTSNKLRSSPTKERRSVSRRLLSLCAKARLCPRKKRPAPRGATGEQLKGIVTRLFSEQGFYLQMLSDGTISGCKDENSDYTLFNLIPVGLRVVAIQGVKVGLYVAMNAEGFLYTSDVFTPECKFKESVFENYYVIYSSTLYRQHESGRAWFLGLNKEGIIMKGNRVKKTKACSHFVPRPIQVCMYKEPSLHELEEKLLKSSRSPTLNSGRSMRAIAHREDGKSIRSVNSERSQRSQGEPERS
- the LOC117379948 gene encoding fibroblast growth factor 12-like isoform X1 yields the protein MAAAIASSLIRQKRAARETNPDRKTSNKLRSSPTKERRSVSRRLLSLCAKARLCPRKKRRRRVSLFHCVSGEQLKGIVTRLFSEQGFYLQMLSDGTISGCKDENSDYTLFNLIPVGLRVVAIQGVKVGLYVAMNAEGFLYTSDVFTPECKFKESVFENYYVIYSSTLYRQHESGRAWFLGLNKEGIIMKGNRVKKTKACSHFVPRPIQVCMYKEPSLHELEEKLLKSSRSPTLNSGRSMRAIAHREDGKSIRSVNSERSQRSQGEPERS